TGTTTTTGATTGATGTAACAACTTATGCAACCGGCCGGCCGGGTCTGTTACCACAACTTACCTGGTCTTATGAGTTGAGTTATACCATGAAGAACATCAATTTTACATTTGGGTATAGTCATACAAAACAAAATCAGAATATTGCTATTGCGCGTTTCAAAGATGTGTTTCCAAATTTACCGTCCAATGATAATGTAACAGTGCAGATACCGATCAACCTGAGCTCACAGGATTATTATGGTCTCACCGTTTCAGCGCCTTTGCGCGTTAACAGCTGGTGGAATATGGTGAACAATGGGAATGTATTTTATAATCACTTCAACGGAAAATTAGGCAGTACTACTTTGAACAATGGTAAACCGGCTTTTGATATCAGAACTAATAACAATTTTACCATGGGTAAAGGATGGATCAGTGAATTGAACGTGAATTATAATTCAGGTGGACAATATGGCTTCATGGTAGCCCGCCCACAGTGGGGATTGGCACTTGGTGTGCAGAAATCGATCTTGAATAAAAAGGGGACCATTCGTTTTAATGTAACGGATATCTTCTGGACCAACCTACCACGCGCAACCATCACATACAATAATTATATCGAGATATGGAGAGCTTACCGTGAAACACGTGTTGCTAATATAACTTTCACTTATCGATTCGGTAAAAATACCGTACAAGCCGCCCGCAGAAGAACAACCGCATCAGAAGAAGAAAGAAGCAGAGCAGGGAATTAATGTAGTTAATAGCTTATGGCCCATAGTCCATAGCAAGAAAAATATCGATTCTGCTATGGACTATGGGCCATCGACCATTAACTACTTCCCATGTAACTTCTCCAGCAACCTCAAATGTGGTTGCAGTTTTTTGAGTGTATTTTTTTGGAGGAAACTTTTGAGATGTTTGTAGAAATGGCTGTGATCATAGTAACCATAGTCTGCACTATTGAAAGTATCCGGATCAGTGGCCAGGTGTTCTGTGGCTTTTCTGATGCGCATGATCTGTATAGCAGTTTTGGTACTGATACTGGTAGCCGTTTCAAAATAACGCTGTAGTGTTCGAGAAGAGATATTGTATTGTTTAGCGAAATCTTCTACGGGGGTTATAAAATCTCTGTTGTTTTCACAATGTGCCAAAATTTGAGAAACAATTTCGATCGGCTTTAAAGAGCCGGAATATTGATCAATGATCTTTTCAAAATAATCAGTGAGTATGCTCACACGCTCTTCAAAAGAAGTAGATGTTTTGATCTTGACCAGCATACCCGAATCCATTAAATAACTCAATGGAAAAATGTATTCACGGTATTCTGAGAAATTGATCTTCTTTTCAAAAATAACCGGTGATATTTTGAACTTGATACCAAACAGCTTATTCCCTTTTTGATGAAAACACTCAATGGCCCGGTGACGAGGAAGAAAACCGTCGGTCTTCATATCAAACTTCTTTTCACCAACCTGCATAACAAAAGGAGTACCGAGGTTAATGAGATATGTGTAACCCGTGTTTGGAAATAAAGCATCTGAAAACCCTTTGGGATATGAATCCCACAGGTGATCAAAATCTGTCTCCCAGAAAAAATCTATGAAATAGGAAATGGACGAAGCTGCTTTTTGCCGCTTGTAATGTTGGTTGAAATGGTCGGTATGAAAAAATTCTACGTGTTGCACCTTGCAATAAAGATAGACAGCGTGCAAGGGCATTTACTTGTTAAAAAATGTTGTACGGTCAGAACAAATGATTAAATGAGTTTTGACTGTTTGGGATACCCCGAAGAAGGTGCATAGATGAAAAAGCAACTCCCATTTTGAATCGTTGAGATCAGTTCGCGATGAACAGACTGAGGTACTGCCGGACATCCCAGACTTCTGCCTAAATAGCCTTGTCTGCTTGCCACCACTTCTTCTGCATAATCAGCGCCATGAATCACGATACCTCTTTGCAGGGCCTTATCGTTGATGCCTTTTTCTTTTCCGATCAGTCGTAACGAAAGACCATGTTTTCCCTGATAAGGTTCACCGGTGGTGTAAAAACCAATGCTGCTTTGAAAGCTACTGGCTTTATTGGAAAATTTTTTAGCGATCAGCTTGCCTGAATTTTTTCCGTGCGAAACAAACGTATGAAACAACAACTCCCCTTTCAGCAGATCGATCACAAATAGTCTTTTTTGATTTGAAGGCAGACTAAAATCTACGACAGACAAAATATGGTCCTGAATAAGCTGCCCGCTCGACTTCAGACTTTCATATCCGGACAAGGCAAATTCATAGGCTTTTTTGGAAAGTCCAAGAGCCGCGAGATCCAGGTTTTCATATACAGCTGTGAGTGTGTTACTGGGTGCAGTACCAATATGCATCACAGGCTTTTCTTTAAAGGAAAAACCGGTAGCGATTACAAGACAGAGTAGAACTAGTTGACTTTTTTTGCTGATCATACATCCAATTTTCCACGCCACTTCAGCACGGGGGACGGCAAAACTAAGCCTGTTAACGGAAAGCAAGTGTAGTGCTGTTTCAGGTTTAACAGCTTATTGGGAGCATTTGGACATAAAAAAACCCGCTCAAAAAACAGAGCGGGTGCAGTTGGTTATTGGTTGTTAAATGCTTATGTATTATTAGATTAAGACATTCTTTTGTCAATCTCGCTGCGCAGCGAATCAAAAATTTCATCCACAGAGCCCTCTCCCTTGATATGAACCACTTTATCAAAGTTAGCATAGTAGTTGGCTACGACTGTGGTTTTAGCCTTGTATTCAGCAATACGGGCACGGATCACGGTTTCATTGGTATCATCACTTCTGCCGCTGGTTTTACCACGGTTCAATAAGCGACTTACGAGTTCTTCTTCACTTACATCCAATGCCAGAACCACTCCGATCTCAGTATTCTTTAGTTTCAAAAGCTTATCCAGGGCAATACTCTGGGCTTCTGTTCTGGGGAAACCATCAAATAAAAATCCTTTGGCCTGCGGATTATTATCAAGAGCGGAACTGATCATTCCTACTACAACTTCATCAGGCACCAGCTGGCCTTTGTCCATGATAGACTTGGCTTCCAGTCCCAACGGTGTTTGGGCTGCAATTTCGCTTCTTAATAAATCACCGGTAGATAAGTGCTTCAGTCCGTAAGCAGCGATCAGTTTTTCGCTTTGGGTTCCTTTTCCACTGCCCGGAGGTCCAAACAGAATAATATTAAACATGTACTAACTAACCTTACGTGAAGAACAAATATAAGCCCGATCGTTTAAAAAACATTTAACAACACATTAAAACATTGAATAACTGCAAATTGTAAGGCAAAAAACGACTGTTCGTCAGTTTAACAGTAAACTATTCGGCCACGATAAACGTAATTTTAATGTATCAAAAGTATTGGCATATGAAGGGATTCAAGATATTACTCCTTGCAACTTTAATAGTGCAGGGCTGTTATTCCCAAGAAACTAAACAGAAAGAGGTAAAAATGGACAGCACAGAAAAGAACAATCCGGTGTATTCAAGAACCGACAAATCAAAAGTGAACCTGAAAGAAGATGAGTGGAAGAAGATTCTTTCTCCCGATGTGTATTATATCGCTCGTCAAAAAGGAACAGAGCGTCCCTGGACCAGTAAGTTCGAAAATTTCAAAGAGATAGGTACTTATTATTGTGCTGCTTGTGGTAATGCCTTATTCAAAAGCGATACCAAGTTCGATAGCGGATGTGGATGGCCAAGTTTTTATGAGCCCATCAGCAAAAGCGCAATTATCTACCTGCCAGATAACTCACACGGTATGGTAAGAACAGAGGTACAATGCGGAAGATGTAAAAGTCATTTAGGACATGTATTCGAAGATGGTCCACCTCCTACCGGATTACGTTACTGCATCAATGGTGTGATCCTTGATTTTGAAAAAGCAGAAGCTGCTAAGAAAAAATACGAGGAAGGGAAGAAGGGATAGTAAGCAGCTTATAGCGGATGGTTCATGGCAAATGGGTATTGACTGTTTGTTATGAACCATTTTTATATAAGCACGACTTCAGATCTTAACTTTTTAAGGCCTTACCAAACGCATTTACAAGATCATTCAGCGATTGGTATAAGATTGTTTCGTTTACATTGATCAATGATTGATTATTTGTATCGGGCCTTGCCAATCGAATATTGAATTGCTGATTGAGCTTGGTCTGAAAAGCAGTACCATTGATATTTTTCGCTAATGTTAATCGATAGATATTGGTTCCCTGATTCAAAGGCTCAATACGAATATGATTACTCAAATTGAGTGTTTTGAATAATTGCTCACCTCTTTCCTTTGCAGCTTTGAATCTTTCTTCCACTCCTTCGAGTCTGTGCAAAGCCATGGCAGCATTGGTCCAGTTACCATACATAGAGCCACCATGTGTTTTAATAAGATGGGTCATTTGATCGATGATTGTGGCGTTGCCACAAAGAATAGCGCCTGCAGTAGCACCAAGATATTTGTAAAGAGAAATATAGACAGTATCAAAATATTGGCTGTACTCTTTGATCGATACACCCGACCATGCCGATGCTACATACAAGCGAGCACCATCCAAATGCATCGGTATTTTTTTAGTGATACAATAGTTCCTGATGGCTTTGATCTCATCAAGGGAAACCATTCTTCCATCACTTCTTCTTACCGGATTTTCAATTGAAACGGCACCAATACCTGTATCAAAAGCCTCTGCTGTACTCATTTCCTCGATTGTTTTCTTAAGCTCATCAGCAGTGAAATGAGTTTCATTTTTAGCAAGTGGTATCAACCTTTTCTGAAACACAGATTGTGCCGCATCTGCTTCATCACGAAAGACATGACTGGTTTCCTGAACAAATACTTTGCTTTTGTTGCCACTTAATACAGCAATGGCCAGTTGATTGGCCATAGTACCACTGGGCATGAAGATGGCTTTTTCTTTTCCAGTAATATCAGCGAATTTTTTTTCCAGTGCTTCTACAACACCGCCCACACCATAACGATCTTTTACAATAGCAGTAGTTTTATCAGCTTCCTGTAATACTCGGATATAATCAGTGGGTTCATACATTTCACCATCACCAAAAAACTTTACAATAAGCTTAGCAGGCCAGTCGCTACGAACAGAAGTATCATTACTGATTAAACCCGACAAAGGAAAAACGGCCGGAATGGCAAAGCTACCGGAGCTACGGAGAAAATTTCTTCTGTTAATTATGGGCATAACTGGAGTCTGTGTTATTGTAAATTTTTACTCTTGTAGTACCACAAAGCCGTTCAATAAATCATCACAATCTTTGATGTTTTCTATCAGCAGATTGTTTGTAGAATAGGTTACGAATTGAACAGATCCGTTTTTATTCGAGTAGTAATATCCATAATAGATAAATTGAACACCATTATATGTTCCTTTCATTTGTACCAGCAATACTTTTTGTCCATTTACGATCCTGAACTCTTCTTTTTGAATGGTGATATCTGGAGCAACTTTTCTCGCATTTTTGATCGCGATATCTTTTAGTGTTAAAACCGGAATTTCTGATTTCTCAGTGATCATCATAGCAAACAGATCATTGGTTTCTTCATGCAACTCATATTCTGCATCGTCATTGTTTTTATCAGTTTGTACTTTCCATTTTTTCGGATTGATCCAGAAACCGATATTGAATTTTTTACTCTTAAGTAAAAAGGTATTGGTAGATGGTTTTACGAATGGTGTTTTGTTAACTTCAACGGCTCTTGCAGAATCAGCACCATTCACATATTTCCAAGTGCCGTCTTGGTAAAGAATGACTTCCTCGCCAGTATCTGTAATCGCTTTTTTCTGCGCAGAAGCAGAAATAAAAAGGAAGGAAACAAAACACAGTAAAATATATTTTTTCATAAATTTTTTTAAAACGGTATCTAGTTGTTTTTATTCAGTACAATAGTCATGTCTGTGAAACAAGTCAGTGAATACAACACATGAACAACTTCTTTATAAAGCTAATACATTCAATAAATATCAAGAACAGTTACACTGATTTTATAGCTGTTTTTGTTTGGCATTAAAATACCAGGCCGCATATACTGTAATTCCTACGCCTACTACAGATAATATCATCACACTATTTGAAAAGAATTGAACCCAGTTCAATTGTACTTTGAAAATTTCTTTGCTTAATAATACAGTCACACTGCCCAGGTATCCGAATGAATCAGCGAGATAGATCAGGAAACCGACATTTCCTGTAAACCGAAATGCAGCGATCATTCTTTCAAAAAATACAGAGTTGAAAGGTATATATACCATGTAGAGACCCAGTCCCACCAATGTCATCCACCAGATCGGTGCTACAAGTCCTTTGGTAAACAAGTACGTACTCACGCCTGCAACCACAAATCCAATCGCAATGAACAAGTGAGCGATCATCAATGCTTTGAAACTATTTTTGATGATGACCATGCTGCCGATGAGTGCAAGAATAACCAGTGTAATCGGTGTTTCTGTTTTAGAAAAAATAGCAGGTTGATTTAGATACCCCATTTCCTTCCACATATCAGCACTGAAATTGTCTCTGATATCGCGAAAGATGGTTGCAAAACCATAAATAAAGATACAGGCAATGATACCGGGTAAGAAAGAGCGAACAAAAGCTTTGCGCTGTTCAGCACTCATGGGTGTTCGGTTCATACGTGCGGCTTCATCTTCAGCATCTGGTGCAGGTATGCGTTCCATGAGATAGATGAACAATAATAAAGGCAATGCAAACACCAATCCCGTGCAAAAAGGCACCCAAAATTCTGTGACGCCCAATTGAATCAACCATCCTCCCACCGATTTCACAAAACCTGACGAGAAGATAAAACTCACTGCAAGTGCAGCACCAATAAAATCAGTACTTCTTCTTCCTTCTACATAAGAGAAAACCACGCCCCATAACATACCCAAGGGAAAACCATTGATGAAAAGAAAGACAATATTATAGGGAGCGGGTATCAGCGCAAAACAAAGCCATGCCATCCATGCAATACCCACTAGAAGGAGAATGATCTTATTTCTTCCAAAACGTTTTAATTCGGAAATGAATTTGATACCATAAAACTTAGCCATCAGATACCCCATCATCTGACTAAGTACCAACACTGTTTTATAACTCAAAGAACCCACAGTCATTCCATCAAATGTGCAAACGGTGAATGATTTGCGAAATCCGAATATCATGGTATAGGTAAGAAAAGCTGCAACGGCAGCATAGATTCCTATTTGTATCGGCGAACCTTTGAAAACTGATTTTGTGTTCAAGCGTTGGTTGTTTGCAATAAATATAGGCAAACTCCAAACAAAACCTCAGTGCTCTTCTGTGTCTTCAGTGGCAATATCTTTTTTGTTGATTGGTTGCCACTGAAGACACAGAAGTACACAGGGAAATTGATTATTTAAAACTTGCAGCCTGCAGCTTGTCGCTTGCCGCTCTTGACTCAAAGCACGTAGCCTCCTCACCCAATTATCCATCTAATTTGGCAATCCACCATTAATTGCAGAAATTCCCGATCCCAAAAACCAATGGAATGAGAAAACTACTGTTTGCTGCAATGCTACTAGGCACTGCAATTCTTTCTTTTGCCCAACAGGCAGATCTTTCAAAACATTTTAAAAACATGAAACCACGCAATATCGGTCCGGCCGGTATGAGTGGACGTGTAACTGCGATCGATGCAGTATGGACCAATCCCAACATCATTTATCTCGGAACAGCGAGTGGTGGTGTATGGAAAACTGAAAATGGCGGTGCCAGCTGGGAATCGATCTTTGATGACCAACCCATATTGAATATTGGTGCTGTTGCCATCACACAAAGCAATCCTAGTGTGGTATGGGCCGGTACCGGTGAAGGTAATCCCCGTAACTCAATCAGTTTGGGTGGCGGTATTTACAAAAGTATCGATGGTGGTAAGACCTGGAAAATGATGGGACTCGAAAAAACCAGTAACATTCATCGCATCATCATCGATCCGAATAACCCGGATGTCGTGTATGTAGGTGTGATCGGTAATCCTTTTGCGCCGCATCCTGAACGTGGTGTATATAAAACAACCGATGGTGGAGTTACCTGGAATAAGATTCTCTATACCAATGATACTTCGGGTGTAGGTGATATGGTCATGGACCCTGCTAATCCGAATAAATTGTTTGTGAACATGTACCAGCATCAGCGCACACCCTGGAGCTTACAGGGTGGTGGTAAAGGCAGTGGTTTTTATGTGACTTACGATGGCGGTAAAAACTGGACCAAGCTGGGCAAAACCAATGGCTTACCGGATGGCGATTATGGCCGTATCGGTATTACCATTGCTCGCAATGATCCAAAGCGAGTATATGCGCTGGTAGAAGCAACCAAAAATGGTTTGTATAAAAGTGATGATGGTGGTAATAACTGGGAACTCGTGAATAGCGATGCAGCAGTAGTGACCAATCGTGCGTTTTATTTTCAGGACATAGCGGTGGATCCTACGAATGAAAATAGATTGTACAATATCAATCAGATCATCACCGTGAGTGAAGATGCAGGCAAAACTTTCAAGACGGTGATTCCTTATGCAGGTATTCACCCTGATCACCATGCCTTCTGGATCCATCCGAAAGATGGCAACTTCATCATTGATGGTAATGACGGCGGTATCGCAATTACACGCGATCGCGGAAAGAACTGGCAGTTTGATGAAAAATTACCACTCGGACAATTCTATCACATCAATGTCGATAATAATATCCCATACAATGTAATGGGAGGTTTACAGGATAATGGTAGCTGGCATGGTCCGGCATATGTATGGAGACAAAGCGGTATCCGTAATGCATTCTGGGAAGGAGTTGGTGGTGGTGATGGTTTTGATGTGATGCCTGATCCGGAAGATCCAAACTGGGTGTACAGCATGAGTCAGGGAGGAAGTGTAGGACGTTACAATATTGCAACCGGAGAAAGATGGAGCATTCGTCCACCAACCACTGCAAGTGGTGTTCGTCAGCGATTCAATTGGAATGCAGCAATCGCACAAGATCCTTTTGATAAGAAGACCATTTATTATGGAAGTCAGCTAGTGAACATGAGTACAGATAAAGGTGCTTCATGGACACAGATCTCGGGTGATCTGACTACCAATGACAGTGCAAAAATTGATCAAAGCAATAACGGTGGTTTATCAGTAGACATTACCGGTGCTGAAAACCATTGTACTATTTTGGCCATTGAGCCTTCAGCAAAAGAAAGAGGTGTGATTTGGGTAGGAACCGATGATGGTAATGTACAACTCACAAGAGATGGTGGTAAAACCTGGACCAACTTCCGCGGTAAGATCCCCGGAATGCCAACAGGAGCTTGGGTTCCACAGATCCGCGCATCCAGACACAATGCCGGAGAAGCTTATGTAGTGGTGAATGATTATCGTCGTGGTAATAACAAACCTTATTTATTCCGTACAACTGATTATGGTAAAACCTGGACCAATCTGGTGGATGAGAAAAAAGTAACCGGTTATACATTGTGTGTGGTACAAGATCCAACAGAACCAAATTTGATCTTTGTTGGAACAGAGCAGGGATTATTCATCAGCTTGGATTATGGAACCACTTTCCAGCAATTCAAAAATGGATATCCTTCAGTATCTACTTATGATATGGTGATCCAAGAGAGAGAAGCGGATCTGGTGATCGCAACTTTTGGTCGTGCATTGTGGATCCTGGATGATATTCGTCCGCTTCGCAAATTAGCGGCTAATAAAGGACAACTCTTCACCAATAAACTCACAGCTTTTGCATTACCTGATGGTTATCAGGCTAAGCGTAAAAATGCATCGGGTATTGAGTATAGTGTTTGGGGAACTTATGAAGGAGAGAACAGAAGATCAGGCGCACCCATTAGTTTCTTCGTCAATAAAACAGCAGCGGATACCGGAAAAAATAAACTCAGTGATACAGTGACCATGCGTATCTATGATGCCAACAATGTGTTGGTTCGCACACTGACTGCCAAAGCAGATACAGGCCTTAACCGTTACTACTGGGGTATGGAAGGAAGAGGTGTACGCATTGGCGGCGGCGGTGGTCGCGGCGGTGGCGCCGGACGCTTTGGTGGTGCAGGCGGTGGAGCTACTGCAGAGCCTCCGGGATTACCAGTAGATCCGGGCACTTACAAAGTGGTGATGAATTTGGGAAGAAATATCAGTGATAGTACCACGATCGTTGTGAATGATGATCCATATGCACCAACACCAAAGGCAGTGCGTGATGCATTACGTAAAGCAGTGGATCGTTTGAATCAAAGCTCGATCAGATTGGGTAATCTGAATGAACGTTTCAGCGATGCAGAAGGTATCATGAATAAAGTAGAAACAGCATTGCGTGATATGGATGCAAAACAAGCAGACACGATCCGCAAAACCATGAAACCTGTTCGTGAAGAAATACAAGCTATTCGTGAAATGCTGAATGGTAAACCACAAACCAAACAAGGTTATGGTAATATACCACAGGTAACCATCAATGGCTATCTCAACGAAGCGCGCTCAAATGTAACCGGCAAAACAACCATACCGGGAGAACAAGAGGAAAGGCTGATGAAAACAGCAGAAGATAAAATCTCAGAAGTCATCAGCCGTGCCAACACATTATTCGATACCAAGTGGAAAGCATTCAGAGCGGTGGCGGATAAGATTGAGTTGAAATTATTTAAGGATTATAAGGCGATAGAGTAAATTTTCTATCAAACCATAAAAGAAAAGAGACAACTAACAGTTGTCTCTTTTCTTTTATGGTATAGCCTAATCATAAAGCCGCAGATTCGCAGATTTTTTTGATCAATAACTTTGGAAGGTTTTAAATCTTTCCCCAAGATTCTTCTTAGTAGAAGGTGATAAAAATTATTCACTAACTTTTGCTGCGGATGAAAAATAAAAGAAATATACAACTTCCTTTGACGGAAATAGAGAAAGCTAGTTTGAGAAAAAACAAAATCAAAATTGCTGATATTCTCGATTTCGCACCTGACGAATTAGAAGTCTTATTAAACGCTACAAATGAACGCGCAAAAGAAATTTATGCGTTGGCAGAGTTTCAAACCGTTCCGTCAGTCGGAATAAAGTTTGCTGAAGACCTTGTGTTTTTGGGTTATTATTCACTCAAGGAACTCAAACAAAAAGACGGCGCCAAACTCACAGACGAATACGAACAAAAAAAAGGCTATTGGATTGATCCTTGCGTTGAAGACCAATTCAGATTAGTCGTGAACTTTGCAAATACAAATGACACAAAAAAAACCTGGTGGGACTTTACCGAAGAACGAAAAAAGTTTCGCGATGAAAATGGCTATCCCAAAAACAGACCTGAAAAAGCGTGGTTTGATCGATAACTTTCACAAAGCTTCTTAGCAATAGCTAAAGCCGCAGATTCGCTGATTAGTTTGCTTAATAATCAGCGAATCTGCGGCTTTAGCCTTGTCTTGTCACCTAACCGTCAATTTTCCTTCGATATTTTATATTCATCATTCTACATTCAACATTTCCCCCTCTTCTCCGATTGAAAATCTTAATTTTGCGGCCGGAACAAAACCAAATGTATGAGTACGCCAAAACTGAGTCATTTAGCAGAAACTTTATCGGGCAGTGAGATCGTGAAATTGGGTAATGCCATCAGTGAGCGTATTCGTAATGGTGAGAAGATCTACAACCTTACCATCGGTGATTTTGATCCCTCTGTATTTCCTATTCCTGCAGAGTTAGAAGAACTCATCATCGATTCTTATCGCAACAGAAATACCAGTTATCCTGCAGCAGAAGGTGTGTTGGATCTGCGCAAGTCGGTAGCAACATTCATCAAAGAATGGGAAGGATTGAGTTTTGAACCCAATGAAATTCAAATAGCAGCCGGTGGTCGCCCATTGATCTATACTTTGTTCAAAGCGATTGTTGACAAAGGTGATAAAGTGATCTATGGTGTTCCTTCCTGGAATAACAATCACTATACACATTTAACCGATGCAGTGCATTGTGTGGTAGAGTGTACGGCAGAGAATGATTTCATGCCTACGGTAGAAGACATCAAAAAGAATATCAGCGGTGCTACGCTTATTTGTATTTGCAC
Above is a genomic segment from Sediminibacterium sp. KACHI17 containing:
- a CDS encoding helix-turn-helix domain-containing protein — protein: MKTDGFLPRHRAIECFHQKGNKLFGIKFKISPVIFEKKINFSEYREYIFPLSYLMDSGMLVKIKTSTSFEERVSILTDYFEKIIDQYSGSLKPIEIVSQILAHCENNRDFITPVEDFAKQYNISSRTLQRYFETATSISTKTAIQIMRIRKATEHLATDPDTFNSADYGYYDHSHFYKHLKSFLQKNTLKKLQPHLRLLEKLHGK
- a CDS encoding murein L,D-transpeptidase catalytic domain family protein codes for the protein MISKKSQLVLLCLVIATGFSFKEKPVMHIGTAPSNTLTAVYENLDLAALGLSKKAYEFALSGYESLKSSGQLIQDHILSVVDFSLPSNQKRLFVIDLLKGELLFHTFVSHGKNSGKLIAKKFSNKASSFQSSIGFYTTGEPYQGKHGLSLRLIGKEKGINDKALQRGIVIHGADYAEEVVASRQGYLGRSLGCPAVPQSVHRELISTIQNGSCFFIYAPSSGYPKQSKLI
- a CDS encoding adenylate kinase, producing the protein MFNIILFGPPGSGKGTQSEKLIAAYGLKHLSTGDLLRSEIAAQTPLGLEAKSIMDKGQLVPDEVVVGMISSALDNNPQAKGFLFDGFPRTEAQSIALDKLLKLKNTEIGVVLALDVSEEELVSRLLNRGKTSGRSDDTNETVIRARIAEYKAKTTVVANYYANFDKVVHIKGEGSVDEIFDSLRSEIDKRMS
- the msrB gene encoding peptide-methionine (R)-S-oxide reductase MsrB, with protein sequence MDSTEKNNPVYSRTDKSKVNLKEDEWKKILSPDVYYIARQKGTERPWTSKFENFKEIGTYYCAACGNALFKSDTKFDSGCGWPSFYEPISKSAIIYLPDNSHGMVRTEVQCGRCKSHLGHVFEDGPPPTGLRYCINGVILDFEKAEAAKKKYEEGKKG
- a CDS encoding aminotransferase class I/II-fold pyridoxal phosphate-dependent enzyme, whose product is MPIINRRNFLRSSGSFAIPAVFPLSGLISNDTSVRSDWPAKLIVKFFGDGEMYEPTDYIRVLQEADKTTAIVKDRYGVGGVVEALEKKFADITGKEKAIFMPSGTMANQLAIAVLSGNKSKVFVQETSHVFRDEADAAQSVFQKRLIPLAKNETHFTADELKKTIEEMSTAEAFDTGIGAVSIENPVRRSDGRMVSLDEIKAIRNYCITKKIPMHLDGARLYVASAWSGVSIKEYSQYFDTVYISLYKYLGATAGAILCGNATIIDQMTHLIKTHGGSMYGNWTNAAMALHRLEGVEERFKAAKERGEQLFKTLNLSNHIRIEPLNQGTNIYRLTLAKNINGTAFQTKLNQQFNIRLARPDTNNQSLINVNETILYQSLNDLVNAFGKALKS
- a CDS encoding DUF5690 family protein — its product is MNTKSVFKGSPIQIGIYAAVAAFLTYTMIFGFRKSFTVCTFDGMTVGSLSYKTVLVLSQMMGYLMAKFYGIKFISELKRFGRNKIILLLVGIAWMAWLCFALIPAPYNIVFLFINGFPLGMLWGVVFSYVEGRRSTDFIGAALAVSFIFSSGFVKSVGGWLIQLGVTEFWVPFCTGLVFALPLLLFIYLMERIPAPDAEDEAARMNRTPMSAEQRKAFVRSFLPGIIACIFIYGFATIFRDIRDNFSADMWKEMGYLNQPAIFSKTETPITLVILALIGSMVIIKNSFKALMIAHLFIAIGFVVAGVSTYLFTKGLVAPIWWMTLVGLGLYMVYIPFNSVFFERMIAAFRFTGNVGFLIYLADSFGYLGSVTVLLSKEIFKVQLNWVQFFSNSVMILSVVGVGITVYAAWYFNAKQKQL
- a CDS encoding helix-hairpin-helix domain-containing protein; this translates as MKNKRNIQLPLTEIEKASLRKNKIKIADILDFAPDELEVLLNATNERAKEIYALAEFQTVPSVGIKFAEDLVFLGYYSLKELKQKDGAKLTDEYEQKKGYWIDPCVEDQFRLVVNFANTNDTKKTWWDFTEERKKFRDENGYPKNRPEKAWFDR